From the Chanos chanos chromosome 7, fChaCha1.1, whole genome shotgun sequence genome, the window AATCAGCCCAATTAGAGATTTAAAAGCCTGCcaatctctctccttttttgtttgcctgtgttcGGTTGGCAGTCCTGGACGTGTGTTAATTTTGGAGAGGGCTCATCGAGCCGACgccgcatttttttttttttcccttgcttttttttttaacttttgggaAGCGTTGGTGTCTcgaatttgttttctgttgcgttggttaaataaaataatatttggtCAAACACTACTCCGCATTCTCCCCCTTTACTTATTGCACTCACCCTGTAGGCGTAACAAACATCTAAGTGAAAAGCTGGTACTGACATATGTGACAGATATATGCAGATATTTATATAAACTGATATTTTGGTCTCCTAGTAgcccttcttttttctcagtcaaaAGCAAAGCTCAATATATGCAATGCTTTCCAGACTGGCATCAATAAGTCCCCTAAAGTATGTGGAATGTGCGGCTGTCAGCGCCTGCCTGTACTTTGTCTTGTTATCCTTCCATGCTATTTGAAATATCTCAAGTTTTCTTCCATCTACGCTCCATATCCCGAGTAGCTCTTTTAAGTGTGCAGGTGTGGTCGTGAAACCAAGGTGCAACCCTTTTCTCTCTAATTCTTTTCTTACATAGAATTTGTGATGGCATCCAGTGAGGTAAAGTAATATCTAAGAACTCGTTCAGCTTGTCCAATTCAGTGGGACCTGGTAGTACACTAAGTCACGGGGATAAGTCTGGGAGTTTGTTAATGAAGCTGTCTTTGGTGGTTGACATTATTATCTGACTACTTCAATATAAAACATGTCTTTTATTCAATTTCATTAGGTCTCCTTTGATGGTCTCTCAAAAGATTCAACCAGACAATTtcaccctccctccttctctctctctctctctctctctctctctctctctctctctctctctatctatctatctctatttcacacatacacaagggtAAGTAAGCACACGCATACCATTTGTACAGAGGCTGTGAGTCTCCATGCCTGTCTCTTGAACGAATTAGCATAAATCAGCAGAGTATATAAGCGAGGTAGCCCTTATAAGACAGCacattttaaagacagaaaaacaagaccagCACTCAGGAACACGTGAATGTAATGTCAAGGGATCAAAAGTCTGACCATCTCTACGATGTGATATTTAGAAATTTACGTAGAGCATTATTCAGAGGAGGACTTAGTACCAAGGACCCTTCTGTCCAATGAGTGGAAAATACTCAAATTTCACCTTGCTCAACATCTtaatcacaaatcacaaatgaCTGATGGGTGATTTTTTATGGTTAATGACTGCTTTTTTTAGGGTCTAagcttttttcttctgctgtagTAGAGTGACTAGatgcttgcatgtgtgtatactgtatgatttctataaatgtttatttgtattatttattgGCAGACATTATCACTAAGCAGAAATTGCAAatacataaaactgaaaacaatgaatTACACAGCAGGTCAAAACAGTTTCATGGACACTTTTGAAGAAGCGCTTATTAAAAACGTAGTCATTGCTCTTTTTGGGATTGTCATTAACAGCATCAATGGAATTTTTGTAGTTACATTCTTTAGGAGTTCTATTTTTTACAATGATCCCAGATACATTCTTTACATTCATCTGGTCATTAATGACATGATTATGATAGGTCTGACTGTGATTATGTATGTACTGTCTTATGTTCGGCCACTGTTCAATGTTTCAATCTGTTGTATACTGCTAATGATAGGTTCAGCCACTCACAAGAACACTCCACTAAACTTGGCTGGTATGGCTATAGAGCGCTATATTGCAATTTGCAAACCATTGCACCACCCTCAGATCTGCACTGTACATAGGACTTACATCCTCATTGGCTTTATCTGGGGTGTTGGGTTTATTCCAGGGCTTGCAGATGTTGTCTTACTTAGCACTGCTGTGCCTGCatcttttttttactcttttactCTTTGTACTCCAGTCACTATGTACGGCTCAACTTATCATGCAGAGAAGACTAAAGGAGTGCAAGGCATTTACTTATCGTTTGTCTGGCTAATCCTGGTGTTCACATATTGCAGAGTACTGATTGCTGCTAAAAAGGCCTCAGCAGATAAAGTCTCTGCCCAAAAAGCTCAGAGTACCATACTGTTGCATGGAGCTCAGTTAGTACTTTGTATGCTATCCTATGTTTCCCCTGTTATAGATATGATTTTCATCCCGTTTTTTCCGCAGTATCGGACTAAGATTAACTTTTCTACTTACTTACTAACAAATATTTTACCAAGACTGTTGAGTCCCCTTATCTATGGTGTTAGAGACCAAAAATTTTTCAAATCTATGAAAAGTCATCTGTCATGTATAGCTATACAGGTTGAATCAAGCAAATCATAACTGGGAAAAAAGCCTGAACCATGTAAAGGTAgatgtatttctttctctgtgtgctctTGTTCTGGCCTGGGAGGTGGCTGGTGTTTTAGCACCTGCAGTGCACTGAGGTCTGAATGGGATCTGCCAAACGGAAAGGAGCATGCAAAGACAAGGGGGGTTTTCCATTATCTCATCTCATTCACTTTTTAGTACATTTAGGAATATTGCCAAAACAACCTGCTTTCTGCACTGGATATGATGCAGTAAAAATAGTTTTAATGACTTGTTACCTGTCTTGTTCTGTTGTGATATTATTTTCATCTTCTAAAATGGAAGAATTGCTGTAAGTTAATGCTACTGCCTGCAAAGGAAAGCTaacatgtaatgttttgtgGCAATGGATAGCTAAGTTTATGATGGAAATGGTTATTAGCTATTTAGTCAGGGCACGTGGCCAgctacagattttttttatgatggtGACAGCAACACCCACAGATTGTCCATTTTGAACACTTAATTCATGCAGTTCCTTTGTGATTATATGGAATGGTAACAGAATGAAGCTGACAcgtacacataaaaacacaaaaacatgtttttgtatcCATATGGCTTGTAAACACTTTAAGCAATCTAAAATTATTTCACAATAGCTATATAATTTCTTTAGAGATTACATGCAGTAATTAATTACTGACAATTGTTTTGACTTAACAAGAAATGTGAATAAACCTCATTTATGCAGGTGCACTACTGGTGTTTGGAGGGCAACATCAAAGAACTAACAGTCTTAAATAATGTTATATTATGCCCAGTGTGCTTTTAGATTTTAAGTTCTATCATTTATACTCTAGAGCATATCAGCAATTGCTGGGAAAACAGAATTTAGCTGTACtctatttaaaacaaaacaaacaaacaaacaaaaaaaaacgacaacaaagAGCTGCAACCTAATAATATGATGGTACTTGAAAATTGAAAGTGTAGAAGAATGAAAAtcttaaaagagagagagagagagagagagagagagagagagatacctttcttgattttattttttccttatttttatGGCATAACAGCAAATCGCATTCAAGTAATTGAATGCTATGCCACAGTGAACCACTAGATGGCCCTTGGGAACACAGAATACAGAAGTTAAGTCTTGGCAAgggtcaaaaacaggcaaattTATTATAGGTATCAGCTCATTGTTAAGTAAATGATTGTGTAGttctttatttcaaatatttcagatgTGTTGCTGTAGTTGTCCCACCCCAGACACCATCTGAGACAACTAACACAAGACACATTAATActcaaaatgtaaatataatgtaatgtaatgtaatataatataattgcAGGTGGTGTTATGCACACAATATAAACAGATAGTTATCCACAACACACTGGCACATCTTAA encodes:
- the LOC115816129 gene encoding odorant receptor 131-2-like, whose translation is MDTFEEALIKNVVIALFGIVINSINGIFVVTFFRSSIFYNDPRYILYIHLVINDMIMIGLTVIMYVLSYVRPLFNVSICCILLMIGSATHKNTPLNLAGMAIERYIAICKPLHHPQICTVHRTYILIGFIWGVGFIPGLADVVLLSTAVPASFFYSFTLCTPVTMYGSTYHAEKTKGVQGIYLSFVWLILVFTYCRVLIAAKKASADKVSAQKAQSTILLHGAQLVLCMLSYVSPVIDMIFIPFFPQYRTKINFSTYLLTNILPRLLSPLIYGVRDQKFFKSMKSHLSCIAIQVESSKS